Proteins co-encoded in one Rhopalosiphum maidis isolate BTI-1 chromosome 2, ASM367621v3, whole genome shotgun sequence genomic window:
- the LOC113552367 gene encoding protein fem-1 homolog B-like: MSRHILDGPDSPLDIMDPYHVHSFSSYTNQLGTDKKYLYMRFIETINLIEMDDFVDTDFLINRTYTSDCDQKFTLLMEASLNGQIKIVRELFNRFNVAVDNIGDVVHFGSLVKGATALWCAAGTGSIEVVKILVENGANVNFLTETKSSPLRAACYLGHLNIVEYLVEHGANVNITNIYNSTCLMIASHNNHKEVVEYLLIKGADINKQTNCGSTAMHFAAQADNLEIAKLLITFNAQQLKNEQSLTPILVAAERTHHNFVYFLIDESQLNLTREEKIEAEELLGASFLNDKDHYDLHRGYSILLRAMKRRYEEDPVINKKVNKTVECYNNKVECQTVQELLDIKDNPEAIHFESLIIRERILGENNPDLLQSIIYRGAVYADAQHFTPCILLWNHALKIAHHNKHSIQRDLLRFTQVFCQMIKNNIIIKLLDLKNILQSACNELITIKKRLSEADSSSEKELSKNEYYSNIKSTLGLIIITSIALLQNGNKDDPLVGDLMKVIVEINKLELKTNKGQTLLHLCLNYDTNVDNIFTTGICCFPNFLAMKLLVHCGANVDAVDNDKNTPLHYIGKFITDFPHIPHNSDYLDTRKMVMELLNAGAHTDFVNKFGVCPHTGYLSNLFHLTNNVPRSLKCLSASVLRYRCPKKYYRDQLPTILVQFTNLH; the protein is encoded by the exons ATGTCACGACATATATTAGATGGACCAGATTCGCCTTTAGATATAATGGATCCATATCACGTTCACTCATTCTCATCCTACACTAATCAATTGGGGACTGACAAAAAATACTTGTACATGCGCTTCAtcgaaactattaatttaatcgaaATGGATGATTTTGTCGATAcagattttttaatcaataga ACTTACACCAGTGACTGTGATCAGAAGTTTACGCTACTAATGGAAGCTAGTTTGAATggccaaataaaaattgtgagGGAATTGTTCAACAGATTTAATGTTGCAGTGGACAACATAGGAGACGTGGTGCATTTTGGTTCACTTGTCAAAGGGGCTACAGCACTGTGGTGTGCAGCTG gaACCGGATCCATAGAAGTGGTAAAAATTCTTGTTGAGAATGGTGCAAACGTTAATTTTCTTACTGAAACTAAGTCATCTCCATTACGAGCGGCTTGTTATTTAGGACATctaaatattgttgaatatttgGTTGAACACGGggcaaatgttaatataaccaatatatataatagcacATGTCTTATGATTGCTTCTCATAAta ATCATAAAGAAGTTGTTGaatatttgttgataaaaggagctgatattaataaacaaactaaTTGCGGATCTACAGCCATGCACTTTGCTGCACAAGCTGATAATTTGGAAATTGCTAAGCTGCTCATAACATTTAATGCCCAACAactaaaaaatgaacaat ctttaaCTCCAATTTTAGTGGCAGCCGAAAGAACAcatcataattttgtatatttcctCATTGATGAgagtcaattaaatttgacCCGAGAAGAGAAGATAGAAGCTGAAGAGTTACTAGGTGcttcttttttgaatgacaaagATCATTATGACTTGCACCGTGGATATAGTATTCTACTTCGAGCGATGAAAAGGAG gtacGAAGAGGAtccagttataaataaaaaagttaacaaaacagttgaatgttataataataaagttgaatGTCAAACTGTACAagaattattagatataaaagaCAATCCTGAagctatacattttgaatctCTGATAATTag agaaCGGATTTTAGGAGAAAATAATCCAGATTTATTGCAATCAATTATATACCGTGGTGCTGTTTATGCGGATGCACAACATTTTACACCATGTATTCTTCTCTGGAATCATGCCTTAAAAATAGCTCATCATAATAAACATAGCATCCAAAGAGATCTTTTACGATTCACACAG GTATTTTgtcaaatgataaaaaataatattatcatcaaattattagacttaaagaatattttacaatctGCATGTAATGAAttgattactattaaaaaaagattatccGAGGCTGATAGTTCATCTGAAAAAGAATTAtcaaag AATGAATATTACTCGAATATAAAATCAACACttggtttaattattataaccagtATTGCATTATTACAAAATGGTAATAAAGATGATCCGTTGGTAGGCGATTTGATGAAAGTTATAgtggaaataaataaacttgaactcaaaacaaataaagGCCAAACATTACTTCACTTGTGTCTTAATTATGATACAAATGTTGACAATATCTTTACAACAGGAATTTGCTG CTTTCCAAATTTTCTTGCAATGAAACTATTAGTTCATTGTGGAGCAAACGTAGATGCAGTtgacaatgataaaaatacaccCCTTCATTACATTGGTAAATTCATAACTGATTT tcctCACATACCACACAACAGTGATTATTTAGACACAAGAAAAATGGTGATGGAGTTGTTGAATGCTGGTGCTCACACAGATTTTGTTAACAAATTTGGGGTTTGTCCTCATACAGGATATTTGtcga atttatttcatttaacaaACAATGTACCAAGgagtttgaaatgtttatcTGCCAGTGTGCTCAGGTATCGATGTCCAAAGAAATACTATCGCGATCAATTGCCAACAATATTAGTACAATTCACTAATTTACATTAa